A portion of the Malania oleifera isolate guangnan ecotype guangnan chromosome 3, ASM2987363v1, whole genome shotgun sequence genome contains these proteins:
- the LOC131150679 gene encoding mitochondrial intermembrane space import and assembly protein 40 homolog produces the protein MGQVQSDVAAANQAQQESSSSLSHNSQPSTMESLIAEAVAYGNEGNESLDVMAEKALQCPCISDLRNGPCGNQFSDAFVCFLKSTAEEKGSDCVHPFVALQSCIKAHPGAFSKDVLDNEEVEKEEEPKQEYKIIPPIWSTESQSPKSKL, from the exons ATGGGTCAAGTTCAAAGTGATGTTGCTGCTGCAAATCAAGCCCAGCAGGAATCCTCATCATCTCTGAGTCACAATTCTCAACCATCTACCATGGAATCTCTTATTGCAG AAGCTGTAGCATATGGCAATGAAGGGAATGAG TCTCTTGATGTTATGGCTGAGAAGGCATTACAATGCCCCTGCATATCTGACTTGCGGAATGGGCCATGTGGGAACCAGTTTTCAGATGCTTTCGTTTGTTTTCTTAAGAGCACTGCTGAAGAAAAG GGTTCAGATTGCGTGCATCCATTTGTGGCATTGCAGAGCTGCATAAAAGCCCACCCTGGTGCATTTTCTAAGGATGTTTTAGACAATGAGGAAGTCGAGAAAGAGGAAGAGCCAAAGCAGGAATACAAAATCATCCCTCCCATATGGTCCACAGAGTCGCAGAGTCCCAAGTCCAAGCTTTAG